Part of the Microtus ochrogaster isolate Prairie Vole_2 unplaced genomic scaffold, MicOch1.0 UNK30, whole genome shotgun sequence genome, AACCCTGTGGAAGATCAAGCCAcatgtgggtggtggtggcgcatgcctttaatcccagcactcgggaggcagaggcagaggcaggtgaatccctgtgagttcaaggccagcctggtctacaagagctagttccaggatggctaggaCTGTTACTccgggaaaccctgtctcgaaaaaccaaaaaaaaaaaaaaaaaaaagacccatacAAAATTTAAGCACAGAGGTCGGGAAGTGGGGCTCCAAGTCTCATCtttaaccaagaagctatttgtaattggtagcttctgggagagagaaaatatgttCTCGGTAGAGTAAAACTGAGGTATCAGCTTCACTCCAGGGCAGTCCCTGTGCCCAGGAGCAGTTAGTAACACAAACCGGACTccctgattttgttgtttttggtttgcatttgttttgttttaagagaaagaaaggacatgaGTTTGGGTGAGCAGGGAAGTAAGGGGGGGATCTTGAAGCATTTGGGAGGGGgaagaaatacaattaaaatatattgtatgaaattcttaagaataaataaaatcattataaaaAAGGGAGTATGTTGGGGACATTGTAGACTGAAACCATAATACTGGGCTAAGTAGTCAGTTACAGGCTATCCTGGGCTCGGTCTAAGTCTCTCCATAGTTGATCAGGGTGGCCCAGCTGGGGGGAATGTAGTTGGAAGGTTGCTGGGAAGATGAGGTTTGCTCCACATCAGTTGTTATGAGCAAGGAGAGTGGGGTCAACTCTGCTAAAAGGAATGACAGCTGAGCTATGCAGAGTCCTCCTGAGCTTCTTGAGCTGTGGAAGTAGCTCAACTGGTAGAGTGCGTGTTGCCTAGGGTGCATGAAGccgtgagttcaatcccagcacccgtGTTATGGCtcctgcactggggaggtggaaacagaagttcaaggtcatcttcacctAGGAGATTGAGGCTAGCTAGACTACTTGAGATCTCCTCTCCACAATCCCCAttcccaaaagagaaaaaggagaaatctttatatatatatatattatgtgtacaatagtctatctgtatgtatagataggccagaagagggcaccagaccccattacagatggttgtgagccaccgtgtggtttctgggaattgaactcaggacctctggaagatcagccagtgcttttaacatctgagccatttctgcagcccttGGAGAAATCTTGAAAGGGAAAATGGCTTGTTCAAGGGCCTGACAGGGAAGGTGAGTTAAAGGTTAGGGCTacaaagggggtggggtggggaagagggataAACTAGACACTGTCTGGTGTTTCACTATTTCCTCACACCGAACCCAGGGCTCAGGAAACTGGGAGACTTCATTGGTAAATACAGTTTACATCCATATGAGGATGTGGATAAGGGGCCCAGAAGGAAGCCCAGGCCTCCTCTTCGATCAGGGACCCAAGGACCCAGGTCCCCACTCCGTACTCTGCATATTCTCAGGATATGGTGGCTGTCTGAGACACAGCCAGAGTCCAGGGGGGAAGTTGGGGTGCCCAAAAGGAGTAGCCTTCGACTCATTCTTATCTCCACTGGGGCGTATTGGCACCACTGGTTCAATGGCCCCATAAAACCTGCGGTTGGAGTTCATTTACCCTTCCTGGGAGGCTGAATGTTCAAGCAGATGAACCCCACAGTAAGAGAAAAGATACGGGTGTGGGTAGATGGAAGGGGCGGGTCAGATGCACCACGGGAAGAGGGTAGATCTGAGTCAGGCACCCCGGTGCCAACTCGGTCCTTTCCACCCCTCACCATTTCCATCCTGTCCTTGGCGGCTGAGCAACAGTTTGGGAGAAGTCATGCTCCTCATTTGGGAGAAGTTGGTGGGTTGGGAGCTAAGTGGGGGCTAAAGAGGCCATAGGTCTGTCCTGCTAGCTTCTCACCCATGTCTTCTGGCACCGCTGCTCTGAATTTCGGTTTGCAACTTCACACACTTGTTTGCGAAGAATCaatgaatgaaataaaccagAAGGCCCAATACCTATTAGCTATTACTGTCAttgttatttcttcattattattaCTCTGGAGGAGAAATTCTCACATGGCTGTGGGAGAGAATGGAAACCATTCTAGCCTTTCTGAATGGCAGTGATAgctataaataatttattattccTTAAAAAATCATTACCTTGTacttacttattgtgtgtgtgtatgtgtgtgtgtgtgtgtgtgtgtgtgtgcgcatgtgtgtgtggaccCATgccacaccacatgtgtgccaaaGGGCAACTTCCTAtcaggtgggtcctggggattgaactcaggccatcaggcttggtggcccctttttttttttttggatttttcgagacagggtttctctatagcttttggttcctgtcctggaactagctcttgtagaccaggctggcctcgaactcacagagatccacctgcctctgcctcccgagtgctgggattaaaggcgagtgccaccaccgcccggcttggtggtcctattttattatttcttaaattaatcaattattattattttctaaggcagtgtctcactctgtagcaccagctgtcctggaattctggataaacctcctgcctcggtctcaaATCTTAGTCCCAAGTACAAAGATTACAAGCACGCACCACAATGCCCTTCtaggtatattttaaatataagaccttttttgtgtggtgtggtggcatatacctctAAGCCCAGACCCGGGAgtcagaggtaggcaaatctctgagctcaagaccagcctagactacatagtgacACCTTGTCACTTGTTTCTTCTGGGAATATTATGTTTAGTAATCtatccctttatttattttttatttgttgtacCAAAACAATAAGGGCCCTGTACAACATATGGAGTGTTCATACGTATCCCAGTTTGATTGGTTCTTCCCACCTTCCCCCCagctctctccccatcccttttGCCCTCTTCCCCACTgtaccctttaatcccagtatttctctcttccatgttgCTCTATTGTTTCCCTTGGAAGCTGTTTACCCCAGTCACAGAACCTCTTTCTTGCTTAGGGATCCATCCTTAGCAGTTAGTCCTAACTTATTATCTGAGATATACACACCCAGAGAGATATGAGTAATAATTACTTGATTATAATAGAAAAGGACTGGAAATAACCCAAAGATCCAGggagaaaataaattaacataGACTAGAATGTGATTGACTACTGATTGTGGTGATGTGGATGGACCCCAAGACCATGCCCATGCTAGGCAAACTCTCTACCATTGAGcaatttaaaatgatataaacATCAAATGTATTGGTGTTTGCCCGAAGATCCACCTTTTGGGagggcaaggcaggaggatcaggagtttaaggtcatcctagactacacagggagtttgaggcctaTCTGTGCtacttgagactctgtctcaaaaagggaaaggagagagatagagagagagagagagagagagagagagagagagagagagagagagagaagagagaagagagaaaggaaaagctgaTTATCCAGTTTCTAGGACTGGAGACTGAAGAACAGTGAAGTGTGTGGCAGAACTGACTTTCATCAGTTTAGAAAGTACTGAGGTCCGTAAGATGGCTCATCagagaaaggcacttgctgccggGCTTTGCCTGAACTCAATCTCTGTGCCCCACATGATGGAGACAGAGAACCCATTTCTGAAAATTGccttctgacctgcacacagacacacacacaagcatataggagcacatgcacactcaaaagaaagagatctatgtgagttcgaggccagcctggtctacagagcaagttccaggacagccaaggccgcactgagaaaccctgtctcaaaaaaccaaaaaaagaaggggggtgtggtggtgtgaaAAAGAGGGGtggtgtgggggaggagagagagggagagagagagagagagagagagagagagagagagagagagagagagagaaaagaaagagaaataacttaGTCTCAAGTTTGGGAGTCAGCAACTGTGGCTAATTCTGCTTTGAACAGAAATGATGGGGGCTCATAGAGAGGAGACCCCAGAAAAGgagagtttttatttgtttgcttttggtttgtttctgaaaTAGGACCTTATTCTGCAGTCCATGCTGTCCTTGGTCTTATGGCAATTTTCCTACCttagcctctcaagtactggggcTATAGATAGGGGTCACAATGCCCAGCCAAAACTTTGTATTCAACAGTAGGAATGATGAAGATGCTGATGATGAAGATGCTGGTGAGGGCCTTTGTAGGTACTTTGCATTGCTATCTCTGTGAGGCCCAACAAGCTAACCAACAAGAAAAGCAGGCAGCTGTCACCCCAAAGACTGGGACCTCCACGTGTGAAGTGGCACAGATCACATCGAGCTTACACACTGCCCATAAATGCTTTGGGTCTGGGTTGGCCTGGGTGCTCCCTGGGAAAGATGCACACCTCATTCTTCTGGGTCACTACATACAGTGCAATGCAGTGCTTGGTGAATAAAAGAACAAGTGAAAGAAGGACGAGGCAAACTTGGggaaagggcagggcagggatgaATGGAGGGTGGGATGAGCAGAGAGGTGAATGACCACGCTCTGTGGCTGTCCTGACCCTCACCTTGCTGAGAGGCAGTGGGATTGCAGGTGGTTTTTCCTGGGTGAATAACCTTGGGGCTCTGCCCCTCTGTGTCCTGCCCACATCATAAAACAACAAACGCCTCCTAATTAGGGGCAGGTCTGAGGAGTGGGGTGACTTTGGGGCTGAGCCTTGGGAGCGTTTATAAGCTGAGACTCCAGACTCCTCAGTACCAACCTTCTTCTTCAGCTCGCTGCTCTCTGCTGCCAGCTCTCTCCCGGCGTTATGGCTTTCAGTGGCAAATTTGAGTTTGAGAGTGAGAAGAACTATGACGAGTTCATGAAGTGCCTGGGTGAGTTTCTTCGTGTTCCTTCCCTGGGGCTGGCTGCTTGAACCCAAACCTTTGGGGTAGAGTGGGATAgaattccatccatccatccatctgtctgtccgtctgtccatctgtctgcccGCCCACCCgtccatctgtccgtctgtccatccatccatccattcatctgttagtccgtccgtccatccgtccgtccatccacaCTTTTGCAGAACATTCTGTCCTGTCTCTAAGGATATTGAAGCTGTAAgacattatttgattttttttaaaaggcttagAATCTCAGTATTTCTAGTCCCTTCTTATCTCCATTTTGAGCTTGAGGCTCAACCAAGTCGCATTAATATTCCAAGTCACATAGTTGTGACTGGAGAAGCAGAGCTTGGATCTTTAGTTAGtcaagtgttttgttgtttttactagagacagggtctcctgtagcccaagctggcctcaaaaatCGCTTTTTAACCGAGGACGACTTTAAAATTCTGAACCTTCTGCTTCTCTAAGTGCCGGTATTACAGGCACGTGCATGCTTATTTTATGGagtgctggggaatcaaacctggggctTCATGCATGTGAGGCAATCATTGTGTCCACTGAGACACATTCCTAGCCCTACTCAAATGTATTGAACATCTGCTACATGCAAAGGTTGTCCCAATATTCTTAATGTGGCACCTCGGCATGATCTACCTAAGTCAGTGACAGAGGTCATTAACACTGAGGACCCTCTTTTGAATGCTGTCACTATATCCTGCCAGGGAGAGATAACCAGGGAGGTAATATAGAAACCAGGTTTGACCAGAAAATCCTCAAAGTCAGTCAACAAACTTTCTTCCCTTACTGTGCTATTTTGGGTAAAGTgacaagttatttatttatttttttaagatttatttattcattatgtatatagtgttctgcaggccagaagaggacaccaggtcttactacacatggttgtgagccaccatgtggttgctgggaactgaactcaggatctctggaatagcaggcagtgctcttaagcgctgagccatctctccagctcatatCCAGTTATTTTACCTTCCTCATATATACCCCCTTTTTATCTGCTTGCCCTTTAGCAATGGTCTGTTGTGAGTTCTATTCCAGAACTTTCTGGATTTTGTAAGCCTCTGCTCTATTGGTATATTATTGTTGGAAgatttgctattattattattattattattattaaacatttaggtttgttttatgtatttgagtgttttgctacatgtctatgtaccacgtgttacagatggttgtaagcagccatgtgggtgctaagaactgatcccaggtcctttgcaagaacaagtgttcttaactgctgagccatctcctcaaaaTTTATTGTTATTGAAGAACACCAAATAGTTGTGAGGGGATGTGCGAGAAACAACCACATTGGACTCAATTCACACAACAGCTCTAAGGGTCAGACCTTGCTGTCACCATTTTGTAATGGAAAACAGTGGGGCAGTGACCTGCTCAAGCCACAGGTCTcatggcagagctgggatttgaaccgtCTGCTATCTATGTCTCAGACACTCTGTTGGTCCTGCAGACTTGCCTGCCTTTGGGGAGGAAAGCTGTCTCTCCAAATCAGGGTGATAAGTAGATCCTATGTGAACTCTTTGCTTGTGATGGGGCACAGGTGTTTCAGACGACGTGACTACAAAGGCACGGAACCTAAAGATCATCACAGAGATCCAGCAGAATGGACAGGACTTCACCTGGTCCCAATCTTACTCTGGGACCAACATCATGACCAACAAGTTCACCATTGGCAAAGAAAGTGAAATTCAGACCTTGGGAGGCAAGAAGTTCAAGGTGAGAGGCCCCTGGCTGccctttcctgtcttcccaggCTAAAGACCAGTTTCTCCATTTCAGATAGGGCCTCTCTGCTCCTCAGGCTGAGGCTTCTGTCTATAGCTTAGCCTTTTCTGTGTGAATAACTTTCTTGCTTGGTGTTTTAATGCTTCTGCTGGGTAATGGCTGTCATTAGCAAGGAACCCAACACAGAGATACAAAGAGCTGATGTGTTGGTGGGGTACACGAcattaatccagcactcaggcggcagagacaggaggttctctgtgagttccagatgaGCGAAGGATACATAGAAAGATGCTGTCTCGGACAGACAACCTCAGaactcaaacaaatgaaaatagtcTATTTTCTGAGCATGGTGCGTGCTGCAAAttacagcacttaggaggcagaagcaggctatctctgtgagttctgagccAGCCAAGGCTGCCTGTGCCTAGTGAGACctcttctcaaaaagaaaaagctagcTGGGGactagtggcacatgcctttaatcctagtacttgggaggcagaggcaagcagatctctgtgagttcgaggccagtctgatctacaagagtgagttccaggacagccagaaaaaccctgtcttaatacTGGCCccctcctaaaaaaaaaagaaaagaaaaagaaaagaaaaaaaacctaatattTGCTAAGTATTTAACATAATTCACTTCAGCTATTTACTGAATAGttgttctgtctgtctttctgtctatctatttatctacctatcatatatctatctacttatcatctatccacctatcatctatctatctatccatctacctatcacctacctatctacctacctacctacctacctacctatatctatctatctatctatctatctatctatctatctatctatctatctatctacctatcatctacctacctatcatctacctacctatcatctatctatNNNNNNNNNNNNNNNNNNNNNNNNNNNNNNNNNNNNNNNNNNNNNNNNNNNNNNNNNNNNNNNNNNNNNNNNNNNNNNNNNNNNNNNNNNNNNNNNNNNNtctacctatcatctacctacctatcatctacctacctatcatctatctatctatctatctatctatctatctatctatctatctatctacctatctatctatctacctatctatctatctatctatctatctatctatctatctatctatctatctatctatctattgatcgtgtatgcacatatacatgtatgtatactcAGCTGTGCATGCGTGTATGAAAACCAGAGGTTCATATTAGGATTCTATCctgtgaggcaggatctctggCTGAGCCTGGAGCTTTGCATTTctgctggactggctggccagtagcCCCTTgggatatgcctgtctctgttccccaCTAAGAGTGGTGTGGTATGGGGATGCTGCTGTAGGTACACACTGTCATGTATGAGTGCTGAGGATCCACACTCTAgcccctttgcccactgagccatctccccagctattttctcctttccctttgtttttgagacctcTGTGTGTggtagacaagcactctgccaaccgaATCAGTCctacaaatattatttatttattttctattttttgagacagggtttgtctgttaatagtcctagctgttccGGAActcacgctggccttgaactcatgtagaCCCAACTGCCTTTGCCGCCttagtgccgggattaaaggcgtgcatcaccaccacctggctcacatgctatttttaaaataacctaaGTGATGCCTAAAGACTTGTTAGGCTGTGGTGAGAGGCTTTGCGTTCAgtgctctgtctctctcccaggcTACTCTGAAGCTGGAGAACGGGAAGGTGGTGGCCGACTTCCCCAACTTTTACCAGACCTCGGAGATCGTGGGTGACAAGCTGGTGGAGGTAAGTTTGCAGAGCTTCCTATTATTTCcgttttatcatttatttattttttattttatgtggattggagttttgcctgcctgcatgtctgtgtgtgagtatcagatcttggagttacagataggtgatgagctgccatgtgggtgctgggaattgaacctgggtcctctggaagagcagtcagtgccttcaacagttaagccatctctccaacctcatattatttctgctttaaaaaggTGCTTTATGAGGCTCAGAGACAGCATGCAAcctgcctgaggtcacacagccagtACACTGTAGAGGCAGAATGTGTCAGCTGACTTCTAGAGGAAGTTCTCAGCCTTTTCTCAAAGACCAGTGGGTCTCTGCCAGCCTGCCATGTTTCTTTCTCATAGAATTAAAATACATCTGATCATGGTGGTAAATGTCTGGGATCTCTACACTTTAAAGGCCAGAGCAGGatcctgagttccaggtcagcctggactagagTGAGACACTGATCCCTCAagatgcacgtgtgtgcgtgcatacacacacacacacacacacacacacacacttgcacagcCAGGACATATATTTTAGTGGAAACTGCATGCCTACCTGAATGAGGTTCTAGGTTCAACCCTTGGTTGGTACCACCAAAATCAACACCATTGAACTGATACAATAAGAATTAGAAAATAGACGTCGCAGTGTTGGAACAAAGGTGAACCAAAGGGTAAATTGCCTGCTACGAAGTCTGACCGTTTAAGTTCGATTCCTGCCACCCACGTGATGGacggagagaactaactcccgcAACTTGTCTCCTCACCCCCCGCATGCAAACTGTGGCACAGGCACCCCCCcccatgaaaagaataaaattatcatCCGCTCTGGATGAACCCTGGCCCACTGGAAGATTGAATGAGAACTTTGAGTGAAATGCCAGCCAGCAGGTCCCGACTTCCAAAGCCATGTTCCCAGGCCTGAGGTGTGCAGAGAGAGCTGAGGGTAGGACACCTGAAGCTTTGTGCCTATGAGGCTTCATCTTCACAAGCTGAATCAACCCTCAGTTTGCTCCTCTGCATAATGGGAGCAACTTCCTGGGGCTCTTGGGAACTATAGCTGGACTATTGTGAAAAGGACCAGGCATGCAATAgttaaaagggtgtgtgtgtgtgtgtgtgtgtgtgtgtgtgtgtgtgagagagagagagagagagagagagagagagagagaggggacaggatAGAGGCTGACATTCTTGCAGGCCTTCACGCTTGCTCCTGGTCAGCATtttctctgcagcagctcctgcaaCTGACAGGAAAATCTAAGCCCCAGAAAGCAGTGCACCTGCCTCGCATCCACCCAGCAATAGCAATGGTGGCTGACCTTCCTTCCCCTGCACCCCACGATCACCTCAGGGTCCACCGTCTGGGGGAGTAGCACACTGACTTCCTCTGTTCTGGTTGCTTCTTTCAGATCTTCACCAGTGGCGGTGTGACCTATGAGCGAATAAGCAAGAGGCTGGCTtgagctcccccctcccccacccggcTGGGCTCTGAGGGGCTACAACCCTCCAATAAACGTGCTTCATGACTGCCGCTGCTGCTCCCAGagtgtctttgtttctcttcactgGTGTCTTAGGGCCGCTCTTTCCTGAACGGGAGTAGGGAAGCATCCAGGGATGGCGGCACTGGCCAGATGTTGGCCCTGAGATGCCTGTGGGTTCTACCACGGCCGAGGGAGGTGTGGATGTTAAATCTGGAGGGCAATGCTCCCCATCTGTGGGAGCGGCCAAGGGTGGAAAAGGGAGGCACACTTCCGGGAACACCTTGTAACCGTCTGCCACTGTGTTGTTTTCAGACTCCTTCAAAGGCACAGTGTGGGGCTAAAGGGATGGCTCAGAGTGTtcagcaagcatgaagacttgaggtCAATATTTAGCACCTCAGTAAAAAGCCACGCGTGGTTGTGCTTAGACCTAGAACCTCAGCTCTGTGGGGAGTAGAGACTTGAGAATCTTAGGGACTTCATGGACTCCAGCCTACTTCCAGGTTCAGAGATCCCGGCTCAAGGAAGTCAAACAGAGGGATGGAGCAGAACACCCAGATCTTCCTGTATACAAACACCCCACACATacctcacacacagatacacacatatgcacatggacATTGTGGTGCATGCGCGACTGTCCTCTGAGCCAAGCAACCGCAATTTTGGGGAGTTCAGCTGTACTTGCTTGCAAAGGGACAATCCCAGCTGGGCTTGTTGACTGTTTACGGCCTTTCATGGATGGGGTAGGGAGGCTCATAGGACCCTTGGAACCCAGCCTGTCCCTACCTGTTGCATGCAATGCTGCCTTAATTGCATATGGCCCCAGGGAGGGAATAGAGGCTCTAGGTCCTGCCTGGAAGATTAGGGAAGGGGGCTCGATCTTTGAGGCTGTGAGGAAGCCTTAATCGTTGCTAGGCAGGGCTTTCCAGGTGCAGCCTGTTGGGGATGGAGCACCCACACTCTTGGGAGAAATCCCTCAGCTATGCTCTGTAAGGaaacccaataaactcactgCTTTACCAGCGTGCACTGTGGCTGAATGGAGCTTTGGTTTGTTCTTGGGACCTTAGGAGAAAGGGTAGATATGCATATGTCTCTCCCCTCGGAAGGAATTTTATTAACAGATACAGTTGTCTGAGAAGGGTGACATGATTTTCAACATGGGACAAGTCTATCCTGACTCTCAGTGGGAAGGTATGGGTGGCAATGACACGTTTAGGAAGGGCCCTGCCTACCAGGCTAGGGCAGACATGGAATCTTCAGCTCTTACCCAGGGAAGTCATTTCAGTTTGACTGTGAAACTGCTGTCCTGTGGTCTCAGTGCATCCACTGGTACAAAAGGGACTGCAAGGATCAAGAAGGGCTTGGGGCGGAAACAGTGGCCTATGATATGGCAGAGGCTCAGGGATGTGGCAAGAGAGACTTTTCCAGATGTCCTTGACCGGAGGAACCTGGTGTCTGGGAGGAAGTGCTTGGAAGTGTGGGTAGCAGGCTGTTCACTCCATGGTGGGTTACAGAGCCATGGGTTGAGGATTCTGAAGCAGCTGGTTTGTGACCACATGGGAAATGGAATCTGTCCGGGTATGGAGCAGAACAGGCAGCCTGCTGGTCCCCACATGCAGATGGGCCCGTTTCCATCTTCTCCTCTCCTGTGGAGTGCTGGCCACGTCTGGGTATTCACTGGACTTCTCCCCCTTTCcatagtttttgctttgttttgtatgaagtgtcattttttttttttgttttgtttttgtttttcgagacagggtttctctgt contains:
- the Fabp6 gene encoding gastrotropin; the encoded protein is MAFSGKFEFESEKNYDEFMKCLGVSDDVTTKARNLKIITEIQQNGQDFTWSQSYSGTNIMTNKFTIGKESEIQTLGGKKFKATLKLENGKVVADFPNFYQTSEIVGDKLVEIFTSGGVTYERISKRLA